The Acipenser ruthenus chromosome 11, fAciRut3.2 maternal haplotype, whole genome shotgun sequence region TGCAAAGGAGAGGGGTCGGGACCTGTCTGGACTCAATGGGGGGGGTGGAAAGGCACCTTTTGTAGATTTAATAACTGACCCTCCGCTCAGCCTTAACCTTGGTGGTGCACGGACATGCCTCATAACACAGTCTGCTCTTAGCTTGAATTCATCCCTTTTAACCCTTTGATTACCAATGTTATTCCTGAACAACAccaggattttaaaaacaaactgcatttttgtTCACATAGCAACCAATGGGATCATGGTTTTATATCCTAGTTTGGAATTCTAAACATAATAGTTTTTGGACAAACACTTGtaaaaataacttgtttaatttaattagaaCACAAATGTATTGCGTTGGCATTTAATTAGGGAATTCAAGGGTTAAAGTTTGGGGATTTAAATTCTTTACAAACTCAGAACAGTatttggtatttattattattattatttgtttatttagcagacgcctttatccaaggcgacttacagagactagggtgtgtgaactatgcatcagctgcagagtcacttacaactacgtctcacccgaaagacggagcacaaggaggttaagtgacttgctcagggtcacacaatgagtcagtggctgaggtgggatttgaaccggggacctcctggttacaagcccttttctttaaccactggaccacacagcctccttttatgTTTATAAAACCTGTGCTTCATTGAAATGAAATTGCAGCCAGACTGTGGTCAGTCTCCCTAAACTGGCAAAAACGTATGACAATAACAAGACTAGTATCATCTTTGTTAGTGATAGATTTGCGTTAACATTATAGAACAATGGTGCTCTTTGCTTCCACGCTGTATTTGTGTTGCCCCAATGGGGTAGAAACGCCCAGAAACAATGTGCTCTACTTCAATGAATAAAGAAAGATCCTTTACaatagctttgttttcttttacaaataAATCCACATTTTAGTGCACAGATGATTTGTAACAAGGGTGCCACTTTGGAGAGTGCTGTGGGAAGCTTTCTGTTACCAGCAAATGGAGTCTGCCACCCTTCATCTTTTAAGACAAGCAGTTTATACCTGTTGAGATCATAGCTACACACAGCAAAAATGTGTCTGGGATGTCATGATTTACAGGACCGAAGTGTTGACCATATACTTTATGGTAAAGCCAGGCACACACTACTGGACCACAGTTGCTGGCTGCAGTTGCTCCCCAGAACACAAAGCAGCTGTAAGTAAAGCCAAACAGAACACAAGTGGATAAATAGAAAGATCCTTCCCCCAAGTACTTGATAAGCTGTGAATTAGAACATGATGGCATTGGCACAGTAATTAAACTCCCTCTGTTGCAGGAACGCTGTTGATGTAAGGTTCTTGGAAGACATTCTGACACTGATTGCTCTATTTAAAACTGCAAACAATTTATTTCCGCTAGTTTCGCAGACCCCAATTATCACTACTCTTGCAGTACCGAGTGCTAGCTTAGAAAAAGTAGCACAAGACTTGTGcaaatcaaggtctgtgaaaccggTCTCACAATTAAATGCTGTGATCTAGTGGGCGTCAAGGTCAGCGACAATGAAGTCATGTAGTCATCCATCTCTGACATTTTCATAGGGCTGCAGTGCTCCAGCAGAGCTAAAAAAATATTGACAACTTGTGCACTGGTTTTAACTGTTCTGTGCTGTGAAATACTgtcctttctttttctttaaccatAGTTACTTGTTTATACCTTGCCCTCTGGTTCATTAGTGGCTTAAACATGTTTcccaatgtttcttttttataggAAAATGTGCAGCCTATGAAATGGTAGTGCAGATGTGCAGTGCTTTCATTTTTCTATTTGAAAACTATCCATATCTAGTAGAGTGGTAGCAGTGCGTCTGTCTCATTGTCTGGTTTCTCTCCAGGGTGAAGCTGATACGGAGATCACATTCTCTTtgagtgttcttaaattgttatCTGGAACAAAGAAAAACTCATTTTAAATAGATATCAGTGTTGTAATTTTAATGAACGTTTTGAAATATGATACGAGTTCAAACTAACGTAGCCTGAAAAAGAGGCCAATAGAGAAGTAAAAGAAATATCTAAATTAAAGTCACTAAAGGGACTGAATGTGCGTGGCTGCATATTCTAGGCAGTTAAAATAGTGTAGAAAGAACACAATCCAATCTGGGGTCCAGTACTTTAAGAGCAGGAAAATACTTCTGCGTTTGGAAATTCCAATGTGTCCAGTTCCTACCTTCTACTGGTTGTTTGACTGTGTATTTGAGGTGGGATTGGCGTCCATCCTCTTCAGATCACGGAGGATATCTGTCTGGTCCACGATGAACATCTGAATCTACCAACAAAACCAGGTAAGATAAGTGTTCCATTTACAATGGAAGAGTGTAGAACTTCCATTtgttaaaccactggaccacactgcctccctccctgtccctcagctctgcactgaatcctgagAGTGTTCGAGGAAGGAGGAAACCagctctgcactgaatcctgagtgtctgaggaagctagctctgcactgaattCTGAGTGAGGAAGCagctctgcactgaatcctgagtgtctgaggaagctagctcggcactgaatcctgagtgaggaagctagctctgcactgaatcctgagtgtctgaggaagctagctcggcactgaatcctgagtgtgtctgaggaaggaggaagctagctctacactgaatcctgagtgtgtctgaggaaggaggaagctagctctgcactgaatcctgagtgtgtctgaggaaggaggaagctagctctacactgaatcctgagtgtgtctgaggaaggaggaagctagctctgcactACATCCTGAATGTGTCTGAGGAAggaggaagctagctctgcactgaatcctgagtgtctgaggaagctagctctgcactgaatcctgagtgtGTCTGAGAgaggaagctagctctgcactgaatcctgagtgtctgaggaagttagctctgcactgaatcctgagtgtGTCTGAGAgaggaagctagctctgcactaaatcctgagtgtctgaggaagctagctctgcactgaatcctgagtgtgtctgaggaaggaggaagctagctctacactgaatcctgagtgtgtctgaggaaggaggaagctagctctgcactgaatcctgagtgtgtctgaggaaggaggaagctagctctgcactAAATCCTGAATGTGTCTGAGGAAggaggaagctagctctgcactgaatcctgagtgtctgaggaagctagctctgcactgaattctgagtgtgtctgaggaaggaggaagctagctctgcactgaatcctgagtgtctgaggaagctagctctgcactgaatcctgagtgtGTCTGAGAgaggaagctagctctgcactaaatcctgagtgtctgaggaagctagctctgcactgaatcctgagtgtGTCTGAGGAAGGAGGAAGCTAGTTCTGCACTGAATCCTGAGAGTGTCTGAGGAAggaggaagctagctctgcactgaatcctgagtttctgaggaagctagctctgcactgaattctgagtgtgtctgaggaaggaggaagctagctctgcactgaatcctgagtgtctgaggaagctagctctgcactgaattctgagtgtgtctgaggaaggaggaagctagctctgcactgaatcctgagtgtctgaggaagctagctctgcactgaattctgagtgtgtctgaggaaggaggaagctagctctgcactgaatcctgagtgtctgaggaagctagctctgcactgaatcctgagtgtGTCTGAGAgaggaagctagctctgcactaaatcctgagtgtctgaggaagctagctctgcactgaatcctgagtgtgtctgaggaaggaggaagctagctctgcactgaatcctgagAGTGTCTGAGGAAGGAGGAAGCTAGCTCCGCACAGAATCCTGAATGTGTCTGAGGAAggaggaagctagctctgcactgaatcctgagtgtgtctgaggaaggaggaagctagctctgcactgaatcctgagtgtctgaggaagctagctctgcactgaattctgagtgtgtctgaggaaggaggaagctagctctgcactgaatcctgagtgtctgaggaagctagctctgcactgaattctgagtgtgtctgaggaaggaggaagctagctctgcactgaatcctgagtgtctgaggaagctagctctgcactgaatcctgagtgtgtctgaggaaattagctctgcactgaatcctgagtttctgaggaagctagctctgcactgaattctgagtgtctgaggaaggaggaagctagctctgcactgaatcctgagtgtctgaggaagctagctctgcactgaattctgagtgtgtctgaggaaggaggaagctagctctgcactgaatcctgagtgtctgaggaagctagctctgcactgaatcctgagtgtctgaggaagctagctctgcactgaatcctgagtgtATGAGGAAGGAGGAAactagctctgcactgaatcctgagtgtctgaggaagctagctctgcactgaattctgagtgtgtctgaggaaggaggaagctagctctgcactgaatcctgagtgtctgaggaagctagctctgcactgaatcctgagtgtctgaggaagctagctctgcactgaatcctgagtgtatgaggaaggaggaagctagctctgcactgaatcctgagtgtctgaggaagctagctctgcactgaattctgagtgtgtctgaggaaggaggaagctagctctgcactgaatcctgagtgtctgaggaagctagctctgcactgaatcctgagtgtctgaggaagctagctctgcactgaattctgagtgtgtctgaggaaggaggaagctagctctgcactgaatcctgagtgtctgaggaagctagctctgcactgaatcctgagtgtctgaggaagctagctctgcactgaatcctgagtgtATGAGGAAGGAGGAAactagctctgcactgaatcctgactgtctgaggaagctagctctgcactgaatcctgagtgtctgaggaagctagctctgcactgaatcctgagtgtctgaggaagctagctctgcactgaatcctgagtgtctgaggaagctagctctgcactgaatcctgagtgtATGAGGAAGGAGGAAactagctctgcactgaatcctgactgtctgaggaagctagctctgcactgaatcctgagtgtgtctgaggaaattagctctgcactgaatcctgagtttctgaggaagctagctctgcactgaattctgagtgtgtctgaggaaggaggaagctagctctgcactgaatcctgagtgtctgaggaagctagctctgcactgaatcctgagtgtctgaggaagctagctctgcactgaatcctgagtgtATGAGGAAGGAGGAAactagctctgcactgaatcctgactgtctgaggaagctagctctgcactgaatcctgagtgtgtctgaggaaggaggaagctagctctgcactgaatcctgagtgtctgaggaagctagctctgcactgaattctgagtgtgtctgaggaaggaggaagctagctctgcactgaatcctgagtgtctgaggaagctagctctgcactgaatcctgagtgtctgaggaagctagctctgcactgaatcctgagtgtATGAGGAAGGAGGAAactagctctgcactgaatcctgactgtctgaggaagctagctctgcactgaatcctgagtgtgtctgaggaaattagctctgcactgaatcctgagtttctgaggaagctagctctgcactgaattctgagtgtgtctgaggaaggaggaagctagctctgcactgaatcctgagtgtctgaggaagctagctctgcactgaattctgagtgtgtctgaggaaggaggaagctagctctgcactgaatcctgagtgtctgaggaagctagctctgcactgaatcctgagtgtctgaggaagctagctctgcactgaatcctgagtgtATGAGGAAGGAGGAAactagctctgcactgaatcctgaCTGTCTGAGGAAGCTAGCTTGgcactgaatcctgagtgtcTTAGGAAGGAGGAAGGACGACGCTATCTCTGCCCTGACCCTTTTGAGCTGTCCATCCGTGTCTTCGATGGGGATATCGGCCTCCTGCACTCCTGCCTGCTTGTTCACCAGCTGCAATAGGTTCACAGAGGCCATCTTTATCTGCCCCAGAAGGAGGGTCTTCTTGGCTGCTGTGTTCTGGATGTGGTTCCACGTTGATTcctgagagagaaaaaagaatCTTCAATTGCAAACTCTTCAGGGTATAAGATTATTCCTTCACAGTATTTTCAAGGCACCAGATTCTACTGCTACTCTATGGGTTGAGGTTTTCTGTTTTCTCAGCTACTCCTGGGTTTTGTTTACACATTACATTATCAAACTTGCGCCattggttttcattttaaaaatcaccCATCAAAAACTGACTGACTTGTAAGTTAAGCGATGGAGGATCATCCTGGTTACTTGGTGGAGAGTTCCTTCACAGTGGACAGTGAGTctggataatgtttttttttcctcaagttgATAATGCCATGGAAAAAAAGCTAAGGTGGTTTAATAGTGGGTTAACCACATTAAAAACTAATTTTCATGGGCTGAAAAAGAAGTGATGCCAAACCATTTTGGGAGAGTCAGTAATCTTTTATCCCAATAGGCTAACATTATTGCTAAATGTTGAACTGGAGGAATACCATTCCATTTCTCTATCAGTGCTTAGGATGATCTAAAAGTTGAACCATTGACCATGTCAGAGATTTGCCTGTTAAAGAGGTCGGCTGTAGTGTTTAAGCAGCAGGATATGTGAAGTGTAAGATTATTTAGTCTTTGCCATATACttgtaaataatgtaaacatCCAGATGAAAGTTGTAATGCATCGTGAAAAAGTAACAGCACTCGTGGTGGCTTTTTATACTGGTTACAAAGATTCCCAATAGGTTAAAGTATGATGGTTTAGGAACCTGACATTCCTAACCAGTGCAGTGTGAAACTGTGACAGGAATGCTGGTGCCAACTACTTGCTGGAATTACAGCTCTAAACTCTCCATGGTGACAGCATTGCTCAGTGTGTCTGAGGCTCACCCATTACAGCTCTCCACTCTCCATGGTGACAGCATTGCTCAGTGTGTCTGAGGCTCACCCATTACAGCTCTATACTCTCCACTGTGACAGCATTGCTCAGTGTGTCTGAGGCTCACCCGTTACAGCTCTATACTCTCCATGGTGACAGCATTTCTCAGTGTGTCTGAGGCTCACCCATTACAGCTCTATACTCTCCACTGTGACAGCATTGCTCAGTGTGTCTGAGGCTCACCCATTTGACAGTGTTGGAGCAGGCCTGGTCCAGGCACCCCTGCAGGGTGGCCAGCTCGTTGTTGTAATACAGGACCTGGGTGCTCTTGTCCTCGGTGAAGTGATGCAGTTCCAGCCGCTGGCTCTCCAGCTTCTCCTGGTTGTCACTGGCTTTGCGCAGCAGCTGCTCCCGAGTGGAGATCAGCGTGTCAAAGCGGCCAATCATCTCACGGATCTCCTGGAGCTGCAGGAAAGTGTGTGTGCGCATTACTGGAGTGCAATTAATAATTACAATGCAACCTGCACTAATATCATCATGATACtttattatttaactttatcAATTGACTTTTTATCTATATATAAAGTATACAAAGTGTTATTGTGAAAAGCTTTTAGATTATGTGTCATAAAAAGGTCCAcagaaattaaatgttaaattatattACAATCAAACATTTCATGTAAAAGATcaatgtaaaatgcattttaaaaaggtaagCATACTCACGAAGAAACACGAAGGCTTTTTTGTGGAAAAAGAGGTGCGAGTAGGAAGTCTTGCTGCAGCAGTAtaattttcaattattattatctcCCCCTCCCGACATaccatcttttttctttttttaccagtATGCATACCAGCTCATACCACCCCACTTTaatcactgtttattattattattattatttgtttatttagcagacgcctttatccaaggcgacttacagagactagggcgtgtgaactatacatcagctgcagagtcacttacaattacgtctcacccgaaagatggagcacaaggaggttaagtgacttgctcagggtcacacaatgagtcagtggctgaggtgggatttgaaccggggacctcctggttacaagcccttttctttaaccactggaccacacagccttcacaTACAGTAATACATACAGCAACCACTAACACAGCACATACACCATGTTTGGCGCACAGAGAAGAGTGTTTCTACACGGAGGTCATACAGCTTACACAACGCTTCCTAGACAACCATTCAAGAGCGCCAGCTTAATAATAAATATCCCTCCCATTCATTGTGCATGGACAGGTAATGGATTTGAGGTATGAAAGCAATTCTTATTAAACTGCAAATACTTGACTATCTATTCAGGAACATGAGGGTATTTAGTAGAGACCGGTCTGACTGGTAAAACTGACCACAAGCTCTGCCCACCCTCGTGTTATTGCTGTGTCCTTACTTTGAGGAACTTGTTGAATTTCAGAAGAGACTCCTTCAActgctcctccctcctctccagcTCCTCTCTACGCTGCTGCAGGCTCTCCATCTTCATCTGGAACTCCTGCAACAAGAgcaacacactcactcacacagctcactcactcacacagctcacacacacagcacagcacagctcacacagcacagctcacacactaacacagcacagctcactctcacacagctcactcactcacacagctcacacacacagcacagttcaatcactcacacagcacagctcactcaCACAAGCACAGCtcactcacacagcacagctcactcaccacagcacagctcactcacacagcacagatcactcactcacacagcacagctcactcactcacacacacagcacagctcactcacacagcacagctcacacagcacagctcacacagcacagctcacatgCTCACAacacagctcacacacacacacagcacagctcactcaCACAAACAGCCcagctcactcacacacacacagtaaagctACCTGTACTGCTGCTAGTTCATTAAATGCTTAATGACAATAAAGATTTTACAAAAAAAGCAAGGTCTGCTCCCCTCTCTACCTACCTCTCTTCAGTGCAGCC contains the following coding sequences:
- the LOC117973350 gene encoding coiled-coil domain-containing protein 42 homolog isoform X2 encodes the protein MKTSCLCKFSLFCRKMPEREDEYLTPATTPEKKRREMSEVKQALAAQKEEFQMKMESLQQRREELERREEQLKESLLKFNKFLKLQEIREMIGRFDTLISTREQLLRKASDNQEKLESQRLELHHFTEDKSTQVLYYNNELATLQGCLDQACSNTVKWESTWNHIQNTAAKKTLLLGQIKMASVNLLQLVNKQAGVQEADIPIEDTDGQLKRIQMFIVDQTDILRDLKRMDANPTSNTQSNNQ
- the LOC117973350 gene encoding coiled-coil domain-containing protein 42 homolog isoform X3, with the translated sequence MPEREDEYLTPATTPEKKRREMSEVKQALAAQKEEFQMKMESLQQRREELERREEQLKESLLKFNKFLKLQEIREMIGRFDTLISTREQLLRKASDNQEKLESQRLELHHFTEDKSTQVLYYNNELATLQGCLDQACSNTVKWESTWNHIQNTAAKKTLLLGQIKMASVNLLQLVNKQAGVQEADIPIEDTDGQLKRIQMFIVDQTDILRDLKRMDANPTSNTQSNNQ
- the LOC117973350 gene encoding coiled-coil domain-containing protein 42 homolog isoform X1 is translated as MALNLEDYFRTVYEDKLLVKMPEREDEYLTPATTPEKKRREMSEVKQALAAQKEEFQMKMESLQQRREELERREEQLKESLLKFNKFLKLQEIREMIGRFDTLISTREQLLRKASDNQEKLESQRLELHHFTEDKSTQVLYYNNELATLQGCLDQACSNTVKWESTWNHIQNTAAKKTLLLGQIKMASVNLLQLVNKQAGVQEADIPIEDTDGQLKRIQMFIVDQTDILRDLKRMDANPTSNTQSNNQ